A genomic segment from Lignipirellula cremea encodes:
- the tig gene encoding trigger factor, giving the protein MTPPDDASEDRPEDAVAIESAPQDADGEEKTKEPLTLTLKVEEPSVCERRVVVTIPRADIDRYLDRAFDEVMPKAQVRGFRIGKAPVGLVRKQFKEDVSERVKSELLMDSMTQISDDLKFSAISEPDFDFEAIDIPDSGDMTFEFTIEVRPEFELPEYKGIQLSKPTRDFTEADVDQHLKSVLSRFATLASKDGPVAEGDFVTCNVKFRHEGKLVSEIEDESICVRPKLSFPDGEIDNFGEVMQGAVKGDKRTAEVEVGADAANESLRGKKVEAEIEVLEVETSTLPELDSEFLDKIGGFEDEKALREVLRGEMERQLTYHQNRELRDQISKLLTESADWTLPPELLKRQAAREMERALIELQSSGFDEGDVQRHMNEIQRNIMDSTRRALKEHFILERIAEEETIDATEADFNLQIELLARQQNESPRSVRAKLEKRGGFDTLRNHIVEGKVLAMIQEQAKFTETAYEPRPTNTESIPHAIAGRASNEAIPAAKYDDSSREGANELK; this is encoded by the coding sequence ATGACTCCTCCTGATGATGCCTCTGAAGATCGACCTGAAGACGCCGTCGCCATTGAAAGCGCCCCCCAGGACGCTGACGGCGAAGAGAAAACAAAAGAACCGCTGACTCTGACGCTCAAAGTGGAAGAGCCCAGCGTGTGCGAACGCCGCGTGGTGGTCACCATCCCGCGCGCTGATATCGATCGCTACCTGGACCGTGCCTTCGATGAAGTCATGCCCAAGGCGCAGGTTCGCGGTTTCCGCATCGGCAAGGCGCCGGTCGGCCTGGTTCGTAAACAGTTCAAAGAAGATGTCAGCGAACGGGTCAAAAGCGAACTGCTGATGGACAGCATGACCCAGATCAGCGACGACCTGAAGTTTTCGGCGATCAGCGAACCAGACTTCGACTTTGAAGCGATCGACATCCCCGATTCGGGCGATATGACCTTCGAATTCACTATCGAAGTTCGCCCCGAATTTGAACTGCCCGAATACAAGGGCATCCAGCTCAGCAAGCCGACCCGCGATTTCACCGAAGCTGACGTCGATCAGCATCTGAAATCGGTGCTGTCCCGCTTCGCCACCCTGGCCAGCAAAGACGGCCCGGTCGCCGAAGGCGACTTTGTCACCTGCAACGTCAAGTTCCGGCACGAAGGCAAGCTCGTTTCCGAGATCGAAGACGAATCGATCTGCGTGCGGCCTAAACTGAGCTTCCCCGACGGCGAAATCGACAACTTCGGCGAAGTGATGCAGGGCGCCGTAAAGGGCGACAAACGCACCGCCGAAGTCGAAGTCGGCGCCGACGCCGCCAATGAGTCGCTCCGCGGCAAAAAGGTCGAAGCCGAGATCGAAGTGCTTGAGGTGGAAACCTCGACCCTGCCCGAACTCGACAGCGAATTCCTGGACAAAATCGGCGGCTTTGAAGATGAGAAGGCCCTCCGCGAAGTGCTTCGCGGCGAAATGGAACGCCAGCTCACCTACCACCAGAACCGCGAACTGCGCGACCAGATCAGCAAACTGCTGACCGAATCGGCCGACTGGACCCTGCCGCCCGAACTGCTCAAACGGCAGGCCGCCCGCGAAATGGAACGGGCCCTGATCGAACTGCAGTCCAGCGGTTTCGATGAAGGCGATGTGCAGCGGCACATGAACGAGATCCAGCGGAACATCATGGACTCGACCCGTCGGGCCTTGAAAGAGCACTTCATTCTGGAACGGATCGCCGAAGAAGAAACCATTGATGCGACCGAAGCGGATTTCAATCTGCAGATCGAACTGCTGGCCCGCCAGCAAAACGAATCTCCCCGCAGCGTGCGAGCCAAACTTGAGAAACGCGGCGGCTTTGATACCCTGCGGAACCATATCGTCGAAGGCAAAGTGCTGGCGATGATCCAGGAGCAGGCGAAATTTACGGAAACGGCCTACGAACCGCGACCGACCAATACGGAATCGATTCCGCACGCCATTGCCGGCCGCGCCAGTAACGAGGCCATTCCGGCAGCCAAATACGACGATAGCAGCCGTGAAGGGGCCAACGAGCTGAAGTAA
- a CDS encoding CPBP family intramembrane glutamic endopeptidase — protein sequence MQTDLVTIGAACLVTLSLLYWGRGASRLMRGQPLLPFEPSAAAPWGLMDLLFAMLAMLILQSLAQAGVLWSLGIPLETKPSNYTTQTLTWMIGAGGIANLAAVGLAACWMWLRSGARLYEFGLSSKKLSYDLAIGAAGFAMLAVPVYGMQAILSQWFTPHHPLIDRLEANPTAELFWASGLAAVIAAPIAEEFFFRLILQGWLERAATGVSIQELIFGGRVADVTSPGKVAPSNAEDTLQQPAEKTLIPQEENPYASPQPAEDGASNQDEDQLGVLRPMSAEEAAAWRPRGAYWPILTSAFLFAGMHWGHGPAPIPLFFLAIGLGYLYQQTHRIVPCILVHFLLNATTFCVLLSQTQ from the coding sequence ATGCAGACGGACCTGGTCACTATTGGCGCTGCCTGTCTTGTCACGCTCTCCCTGCTGTACTGGGGCCGGGGAGCAAGTCGCCTGATGCGGGGCCAGCCGCTCCTGCCTTTTGAGCCGTCGGCTGCCGCCCCCTGGGGACTCATGGACCTGCTGTTCGCCATGCTGGCGATGCTCATCCTGCAGTCGCTGGCCCAGGCCGGCGTGCTGTGGAGCCTGGGGATTCCCCTCGAAACGAAGCCCAGCAATTACACCACCCAGACGTTGACATGGATGATCGGCGCAGGGGGAATCGCGAATCTGGCGGCGGTGGGGCTGGCCGCTTGTTGGATGTGGCTGCGGAGCGGGGCCCGTCTTTACGAGTTTGGGCTGTCGTCGAAAAAGCTGAGTTATGACCTGGCCATCGGCGCCGCCGGCTTTGCGATGCTGGCCGTTCCTGTTTACGGGATGCAAGCTATTCTGTCGCAATGGTTTACGCCGCACCACCCGCTCATTGATCGCCTGGAAGCAAACCCGACGGCGGAGCTGTTCTGGGCTAGCGGCCTGGCGGCCGTGATCGCCGCCCCGATTGCCGAGGAGTTCTTTTTTCGCCTGATCCTGCAGGGCTGGTTAGAGCGGGCGGCGACCGGCGTTTCCATCCAGGAGCTGATATTCGGGGGAAGAGTCGCCGACGTCACGTCGCCCGGCAAGGTCGCGCCCTCCAATGCGGAAGACACGCTCCAGCAACCCGCAGAGAAAACGCTGATTCCGCAGGAAGAGAACCCCTACGCTTCGCCGCAGCCCGCCGAGGACGGAGCGAGCAACCAGGATGAGGACCAGTTGGGCGTGCTACGGCCCATGTCGGCGGAGGAGGCGGCCGCCTGGCGTCCCCGGGGGGCTTACTGGCCCATTCTGACCAGTGCGTTTTTGTTCGCGGGGATGCACTGGGGGCACGGCCCGGCCCCGATTCCTCTTTTCTTTCTGGCAATCGGACTGGGATACTTGTACCAGCAAACGCACCGCATTGTGCCCTGCATTCTGGTGCATTTCCTGCTGAATGCCACGACTTTCTGCGTTCTGTTAAGTCAAACTCAATAA
- a CDS encoding ATP-dependent Clp protease proteolytic subunit, translating into MPLIPYVVEKDGREERSYDIYSRLLKDRIIFLGSGVNDEVANVIVAQMLFLQSDDPKADIHLYVNSPGGSVTAGMAIYDTMQFITCDVATYCIGQAASMGAVLLTAGAEGKRFALPNARIMIHQPLAGMQGVASDILIHANEFKKVKRRLNEILIKHTGHTLDKIEQDTDRDCFMDAVEAQEYRLIDKVIEHMNPKG; encoded by the coding sequence ATGCCTTTGATTCCCTATGTTGTCGAAAAAGACGGACGCGAAGAACGTTCCTATGACATTTACAGCCGCCTGCTGAAAGATCGCATCATCTTTCTGGGGTCCGGCGTCAACGACGAAGTCGCCAACGTGATCGTCGCCCAGATGCTGTTCCTGCAGTCCGATGATCCCAAAGCCGACATCCATTTGTATGTCAATTCGCCCGGCGGCAGCGTGACGGCCGGCATGGCGATCTACGACACCATGCAGTTCATCACCTGCGATGTGGCCACCTACTGCATCGGCCAGGCCGCCTCCATGGGAGCCGTGCTGCTGACCGCCGGCGCCGAAGGGAAGCGTTTTGCGCTGCCCAACGCCCGCATCATGATCCATCAGCCGCTGGCCGGCATGCAGGGCGTCGCTTCCGACATTCTGATTCACGCCAACGAGTTCAAAAAAGTGAAACGCCGCTTGAATGAGATTCTCATCAAGCACACGGGCCACACCCTCGACAAGATCGAACAGGACACGGACCGCGACTGCTTCATGGACGCCGTCGAAGCCCAGGAATATCGCCTGATCGACAAAGTCATCGAGCACATGAACCCCAAAGGGTAA
- a CDS encoding ClpP family protease, which yields MTHFNSAPLSNSYSQQSVQRQRQLTLGDLLLENRIVFLQGEIHTGNANELVMKLLYLQSENRRKDIHFYINSPGGDVVATLAIYDTMQILTCPVATYCVGQAASGAAVLLAGGAEGKRFALPHARIMMHQPFGGVSGQISDIEIQANEILRNREMLNEILSGHTKQSIERIEKDTARDFFLGAEEAKTYGLVDEILTRPPMEVEEDD from the coding sequence ATGACGCATTTTAACTCCGCGCCTCTGTCGAATTCCTATTCGCAACAGTCGGTTCAGCGGCAACGGCAACTCACCCTGGGCGACTTGCTGCTGGAAAACCGGATTGTGTTCCTGCAGGGGGAAATCCACACCGGCAACGCCAACGAACTGGTGATGAAACTGCTCTATCTGCAGAGCGAAAATCGTCGCAAGGACATCCACTTTTACATCAATTCGCCCGGCGGCGATGTGGTCGCCACGCTGGCGATTTACGACACCATGCAGATCCTCACCTGCCCGGTCGCCACTTACTGCGTCGGCCAGGCAGCCAGCGGAGCCGCCGTACTGCTGGCAGGCGGCGCCGAAGGGAAACGCTTCGCCTTGCCCCATGCTCGCATCATGATGCATCAGCCCTTCGGCGGTGTGAGCGGCCAGATCAGCGATATTGAAATCCAGGCGAACGAAATTCTTCGCAACCGGGAAATGCTGAATGAGATCCTTTCCGGCCACACCAAACAGTCGATCGAGCGGATCGAAAAAGATACGGCCCGCGACTTCTTCCTGGGAGCCGAGGAAGCCAAAACTTACGGACTGGTCGATGAAATCCTGACTCGCCCGCCGATGGAAGTCGAAGAGGACGATTAA